A single region of the Drosophila miranda strain MSH22 chromosome 2, D.miranda_PacBio2.1, whole genome shotgun sequence genome encodes:
- the LOC108153916 gene encoding uncharacterized protein LOC108153916 — MRLLAVLLISAVSPYCGGSWSINSNWATRTRNTPKAKRQHDSYDLYYYRPVPPPPTSSSIYYGGYCQCPPGRSGPPGPPGPAGPPGVEGVSGEKGKRGDSGLRGRKGNRGKAGPAGPTGPQGLTRKYSTHLRKNPPTLVFVPSAKLQEPSSPVRAHPAKIESPSLSFSLPTRTHWSQKHDNVIPSHKNIRKTNRHKTPRPMISPLDAMKTPSNSFSGENQPPSVQWIKKDKKHNRKQTTFKSPTGALNSKRKIINHKSTVPSNSGSSSPEIIENSGSASATNQTNGQSETTSIKSSSIMNSSLATVINSLNTSIRQVQSTSQKSTHNIDNTIKDLSDRQTVLSINLPSKKVPIEQYKTGEISLKPQQQSFLMNNVADSDSHTKSTTMAADIEKNLETTMATTQIPLEEIVLPSNIPTENEESEVPIANTEVTPIEIDSLTTQTADVTGATSVPELSNNSDDGLDDIVRLTTETKDDVENTSTQTEMSEAAIATDSPSNGDDIPKTTSVPDSAELTTDGMFKETIVPFATANRTDSKTQESGSEVSVSVETEMPKDLETRLDVRIVYDNSTPN, encoded by the exons ATGAGGCTGCTCGCAGTTCTGCTAATATCAG CGGTGTCCCCTTACTGTGGGGGATCGTGGTCTATAAACTCGAATTGGGCCACTAGGACACGTAATACCCCGAAGGCGAAACGACAGCATGACAGCTACGACCTATATTATTATAGACCAGTACCCCCTCCACCAACGTCGTCCTCTATTTACTATGGCGGCTATTGCCAATGCCCACCAGGAAGGTCAGGACCTCCTGGGCCCCCCGGTCCTGCCGGACCACCTGGTGTAGAAGGCGTTTCTGGTGAAAAGGGTAAACGCGGAGACAGTGGGCTACGTGGCAGGAAAGGAAATCGAGGAAAAGCAGGACCAGCTGGACCAACTGGTCCGCAAGGACTTACTAGAAAATATTCAACGCATCTAAGAAAGAATCCCCCAACACTAGTTTTTGTACCATCGGCCAAACTGCAAGAACCATCGTCTCCGGTTCGGGCACATCCAGCTAAAATTGAATCACCAAGTTTGAGTTTTAGTCTGCCGACACGTACACATTGGTCTCAGAAACATGACAATGTTATTCCCAGTCATAAGAACATTCGCAAAACAAACCGACATAAGACACCGCGACCAATGATATCACCTTTAGATGCAATGAAAACTCCGAGTAATAGTTTCAGTGGCGAGAACCAACCACCTTCAGTGCAGTGGATCAAAAAAgacaaaaaacacaaccgcAAACAGACGACTTTTAAAAGCCCCACTGGTGCCTTAAATTCAAAGCGGAAAATAATCAACCACAAGAGCACG GTGCCTTCTAACTCTGGAAGCAGTAGCCCGGAGATCATAGAAAACTCAGGAAGCGCAAGTGCCACAAATCAAACAAATGGCCAATCAGAAACCACGTCCATTAAGTCTTCTAGTATCATGAATTCCAGTCTGGCAACTGTAATTAATAGTCTCAACACGAGTATCAGACAAGTGCAATCTACCAGCCAGAAGTCGACGCACAACATAGACAATACAATTAAAGATTTAAGCGACAGACAAACTGTCTTGTCTATAAATCTGCCAAGTAAAAAGGTGCCCATCGAGCAATATAAGACGGGAGAAATAAGCCtaaaaccacaacaacagtcATTCCTAatgaataatgttgcggataGCGATAGCCACACTAAAAGCACCACAATGGCTGCTGACATCGAAAAGAATTTAGAGACTACTATGGCTACCACACAGATTCCACTAGAAGAAATAGTTCTGCCTTCCAATATTCCTACAGAAAACGAAGAAAGCGAAGTGCCGATTGCCAATACTGAAGTGACACCAATCGAAATCGATAGTCTAACAACGCAGACAGCAGATGTAACCGGGGCTACTTCCGTTCCTGAACTTTCCAACAATTCGGATGATGGCTTAGATGACATAGTGCGGTTGACAACAGAGACAAAAGACGACGTGGAGAACACTTCCACTCAGACAGAAATGTCAGAAGCAGCAATCGCAACAGACAGCCCTTCAAATGGAGATGATATTCCCAAAACTACATCAGTCCCTGATAGTGCAGAATTAACGACAGATGGTATGTTCAAGGAGACCATAGTACCCTTCGCAACAGCAAATAGAACTGACTCGAAAACTCAAGAATCGGGGTCAGAAGTGTCAGTGTCCGTCGAGACGGAAATGCCGAAAGATCTGGAAACTAGACTAGATGTTCGAATCGTGTACGACAACTCAACGCCAAATTGA
- the LOC108157553 gene encoding peroxidase translates to MRGSKLILKVLAVFGVLAIADKSTATTSCPYANSDKLELYPASKLKRSSESFHFEVRPAVSGSNLDLLLKEYLPKYNTNSASSPSSWLDLSGSSQPVRCGIPPLNCLNDTINLHYRSIDGSCNSLLYPEFGIAVSRYRRLLPPKYGKPVQALPNARLISLSLYGEHTRNDNFRTMAAMQWGQYVAHDISQLTTKGAPKDCCAEPHHHRCQPIALPRGGPIAYNTGKTCLHFANSVSDADAICPKDRAPYPEKLTLSTAYLDLSSVYGNSLHQSRRVRLFKGGRLRTSYINGQHWLPVSQNLEGECGSRNECYSMPDRRNRFSPTIALLQTLLVREHNRLAENLALLNPHYSDERLYQEARKISIAQFQKITFNDWLPLYLGRTYTYLNGLIYPVDPTEYVNDYDETVNAGAYAEFAAAAFRYAHTQIPGWFSLVAPNRSSNQTLRLSDYFERSETIRLLDSSDNFDALLRGLATQLHKRSDGNIDPEIKHFFNRKDFEEYGSDLKSLDIQRARDFGLASYNDVREFCGLRRAVDWPDFIAEIPREKISLLKKLYATPDDVELSVGGSLEFHVPEALFGPTLLCIIGKQFLNTRRGDRFFFERDHSGGFSRTQLAEIRKASLASLFCNNANYLRDIQPNVFVFPNVYNMLVNCNEIPQVDLSKWQDTQ, encoded by the exons ATGAGAGGCTCAAAGCTAATTTTAAAAGTTCTTGCCGTGTTCGGTGTTCTGGCAATTGCCGACAAAAGTACAGCTACCACGAGCTGTCCGTACGCGAATAGTGATAAACTCGAACTGTATCCAGCTTCAAAATTGAAGAGAAGCTCAGAAAGTTTTCATTTCGAAGTTCGGCCTGCGGTCAGTGGCTCTAACTTGGACTTGTTGCTGAAGGAGTATTTACcgaaatacaatacaaattcGGCCTCTAGTCCCAGCAGTTGGCTGGACTTGTCGGGTTCTTCGCAGCCCGTAAGGTGTGGCATACCGCCTTTGAATTGCCTTAATGATACGATCAACTTGCACTACCGAAGCATTGATGGATCATGCAACAGCCTACTTTACCCGGAATTCGGAATTGCTGTCTCAAGATACAGGCGCCTACTGCCACCCAAATATGGGAAGCCAGTTCAGGCCTTACCGAATGCGCGGCTTATCTCTCTTTCATTGTATGGAGAACATACGAGAAACGACAATTTCAGGACCATGGCGGCCATGCAGTGGGGCCAGTACGTTGCTCACGATATCAGTCAGCTGACGACCAAGGGTGCACCGAAAGACTGCTGTGCTGAGCCTCACCACCATCGCTGCCAGCCGATCGCTCTACCGCGCGGTGGACCCATCGCGTACAACACAGGAAAAACTTGCCTCCACTTTGCTAACAGCGTGTCGGACGCTGATGCCATTTGCCCGAAGGACCGTGCGCCATATCCCGAGAAGCTTACACTTTCTACAGCCTATCTCGATCTATCATCTGTGTATGGAAATTCTCTACATCAGAGCCGTAGGGTGCGTTTATTCAAGGGAGGTCGGCTTCGCACCAGCTACATAAATGGTCAGCACTGGTTACCCGTGAGTCAGAACCTGGAAGGTGAATGCGGCTCCAGGAATGAGTGCTACAGCATGCCAGATAGACGGAACCGATTCTCACCCACCATTGCACTTCTGCAGACGCTTTTGGTGCGGGAACATAATCGACTGGCCGAAAACCTGGCGCTTCTTAATCCGCACTATAGCGATGAGCGTCTTTACCAGGAAGCTCGTAAGATCAGTATTGCGCAGTTCCAGAAGATTACATTTAACGATTGGCTGCCCTTATATCTGGGACGTACGTACACTTATCTCAACGGTCTCATCTATCCGGTAGACCCTACTGAGTATGTCAATGATTACGACGAAACCGTCAATGCTGGTGCTTATGCCGAGTTCGCTGCGGCCGCTTTCCGCTACGCGCATACCCAGATTCCCGGCTGGTTTTC ACTTGTTGCCCCCAATCGCAGTTCCAACCAGACTCTGCGCTTAAGTGATTATTTTGAGCGATCTGAGACCATTCGATTGTTGGACTCCAGTGATAACTTTGATGCATTGTTAAGAGGTTTGGCTACGCAACTTCATAAACGTTCGGATGGGAATATCGATCCTGAGATCAAGCACTTCTTTAATCGAAAGGACTTCGAGGAGTACGGTTCTGATCTGAAGTCATTGGATATTCAACGTGCCCGAGACTTTGGGCTAGCCTCCTACAACGATGTCCGCGAGTTCTGCGGACTGCGTCGAGCCGTCGATTGGCCGGATTTCATTGCCGAGATACCGAGAGAG AAAATCTCGTTGTTGAAAAAGCTGTACGCAACACCCGATGATGTGGAGTTGAGTGTCGGTGGCTCCTTGGAGTTCCACGTCCCGGAAGCTCTTTTCGGGCCGACTCTGTTGTGTATTATTGGCAAGCAATTCCTAAACACGCGTCGTGGCGATCGATTCTTTTTTGAACGAGATCACAGTGGTGGTTTTTCACGCA CGCAACTGGCGGAGATTCGTAAGGCAAGCTTGGCAAGTTTGTTCTGCAACAATGCGAATTATTTGCGCGACATTCAGCCGAATGTATTCGTATTCCCAAACGTATA TAACATGCTCGTCAATTGCAATGAGATCCCTCAAGTTGATCTTAGCAAATGGCAAGATACCCAATAG